One Glycine soja cultivar W05 chromosome 2, ASM419377v2, whole genome shotgun sequence genomic region harbors:
- the LOC114398316 gene encoding uncharacterized protein At1g66480-like has product MGNTMGRSKKAKVMKVDGETLKLKTPARANDVVKDYPGHVLLDSEAVKHFGLRAKPLEPYQELKPTKIYFLVELPKIQPEEEKTALPRRVRSSGIRGMNASDRLQLLMLSKRSVSDLPLSRQSPNLGSDGPIRVKMRLPKAHLDKLMEESTDGSQVAQKIISLYMGTNAGEGAAGVSAPEDGGRKTVHNHKPREKRVSFSPMENEEIHVVGASQ; this is encoded by the exons ATGGGGAACACCATGGGAAGGAGTAAAAAGGCCAAGGTGATGAAGGTGGATGGAGAGACGTTGAAACTGAAAACACCAGCGAGAGCAAACGACGTCGTAAAGGACTACCCGGGCCACGTGCTTCTGGACTCCGAAGCGGTGAAACATTTCGGGCTTCGGGCCAAACCTCTTGAGCCGTACCAGGAACTGAAGCCCACAAAGATTTACTTTCTCGTTGAGTTACCCAAGATTCAGCCCGAAGAGGAAAAAACGGCGCTACCGAGGAGGGTGCGATCCAGTGGGATACGCGGCATGAACGCCTCCGATAGGCTCCAGCTTCTCATGCTCTCCAAACGCTCCGTTTCGGACCTCCCGCTCTCCAGGCAGAGCCCCAATCTGGGCTCTGATGGGCCCATCAGGGTTAAGATGAGGCTCCCCAAGGCCCATCTGGATAAGTTGATGGAGGAGAGCACCGACGGCTCCCAGGTGGCCCAGAAAATCATAAGTTTGTATATGGGAACCAATGCCGGCGAGGGTGCTGCCGGAGTTTCTGCGCCGGAGGACGGTGGCCGGAAGACTGTGCACAATCACAAACCACGTGAG AAACGGGTGAGTTTTAGCCCAatggaaaatgaagaaattcatGTAGTAGGAGCTTCTCAATAA
- the LOC114398308 gene encoding uncharacterized protein LOC114398308 gives MARPLLTSSMHNLLFSSMPIPTLFLAILSVLCLFSIITFLCGSDKLKKLHLEAEKEAAIKTNSKEHKLISKLNSNIGNRALSMVKMLSWRKVQEGEVEGEYSDQDEEALWRKNILMGEKCRPLSFSGKIENDSEEKN, from the coding sequence ATGGCGAGGCCTCTTCTCACCTCTTCCATGCACAATCTTCTATTCTCCTCCATGCCCATCCCCACACTTTTCTTAGCTATACTCTCAGTCTTGTGTTTATTTTCCATCATCACTTTTCTCTGTGGTTCTGACAAACTGAAGAAGCTCCACTTAGAAGCAGAGAAAGAAGCAGCAATAAAAACGAATTCCAAGGAGCACAAGCTGATTTCGAAGCTGAACAGCAATATTGGCAACAGGGCACTCTCCATGGTGAAGATGTTGTCTTGGAGGAAAGTGCAAGAGGGAGAAGTGGAGGGAGAATATAGTGATCAAGATGAAGAAGCCCTTTGGAGGAAGAACATCTTGATGGGAGAAAAGTGTCGTCCTCTTAGCTTTTCTGGGAAGATTGAGAATGATTCTGAAGAGAAAAATTAA